The proteins below are encoded in one region of Scomber japonicus isolate fScoJap1 chromosome 24, fScoJap1.pri, whole genome shotgun sequence:
- the atg13 gene encoding autophagy-related protein 13, giving the protein MDSDLSPQDKKDLDKFIKFFALKTVQVIVQARLGEKICTRSSSSPTGSDWFNLAIKDIPEVTHEAKKALAGQLPGIGRSMCVEISLKTSEGDSMELETWCLEMNEKCDKDIKVSYTVYNRLSVLLKSLLAITRVTPAYKLSRKQGHDYVILYRIYFGEVQLSGLGEGFQSVRVGVVGTPVGTVTLSCAYRTNLAFMSNRQFERSAPIMGIIVDHFVDPPCSSQRPANMGQPCNYRAPDDDEGGPFAGVQDSQEVCTTSFSTSPPSQLYASRLCYQPPALVGAAELCHPANPNQLLHAGKEGGVVLVPAQPPHGADAHLTVDHIPNTPGSSGEDDGLSQSGDGRSDGRREEGRRSVSPSDPVESLNAFTRKVGAFVNKTNTQVTAASLDLPFAAFAPRGLDSEESDPMVQPPDSPPCPSPLQASLHSQGSEGSGPQDDFVMVDFRPAFSKDDLLPMDLGTFYREFQNPPQLASLSLHISSQSMAEDLDSLPEKLAVYEKNIDEFDAFVDMLQ; this is encoded by the exons ATGGACAGTGACCTGAGTCCCCAGGATAAAAAAGACTTGGACAAGTTCATTAAGTTCTTTGCCTTAAAG ACTGTCCAGGTGATAGTCCAAGCTCGTCTTGGAGAGAAGATCTGCACTCGCTCCTCGTCATCACCTACTGGCTCTGACTGG TTTAATTTGGCCATCAAAGACATCCCAGAGGTCACTCATGAAGCCAAGAAGGCATTGGCTGGCCAGCTTCCTGGCATCGGACGCTCAATGTGTGTCGAGATCTCCCTGAAGACGTCAGAG GGTGACTCTATGGAGTTAGAGACTTGGTGcctggaaatgaatgaaaa gtGTGATAAGGACATCAAGGTGTCATATACAGTCTATAatcgtctgtctgtccttctgaAGTCTCTGCTGGCCATCACCAGAGTAACACCTGCCTATAAACTGTCCAGAAAGCAGGGTCATGActatgtcattttatacag GATCTACTTTGGGGAAGTCCAGCTGAGTGGATTAGGAGAAG GTTTTCAGTCAGTGCGCGTTGGTGTCGTCGGCACTCCTGTTGGCACAGTCACACTTTCATGTGCCTACCGCACCAACCTGGCATTCATGTCTAACAg ACAGTTTGAGCGGTCAGCTCCTATCATGGGGATCATTGTAGATCACTTTGTGGATCCTCCATGCAGCAGCCAGCGTCCTGCAAACATGGGACAGCCCTGCAACTACAG AGCTCCAGATGATGACGAGGGAGGACCGTTTGCAGGAGTTCAGGATTCACAGGAGGTCTGCACCACCTCCTTCTCCACATCCCCTCCCTCTCAG CTTTATGCTTCCAGGTTATGCTACCAGCCTCCCGCTCTTGTAGGAGCTGCAGAGCTTTGTCACCCTGCTAATCCAAATCAG CTATTACATGCTGGGAAGGAGGGCGGGGTTGTGTTGGTTCCTGCCCAGCCTCCTCATGGAGCTGATGCCCATTTGACTGTAGACCACATCCCCAACACACCTGGAAGCAG TGGCGAAGACGATGGCCTGTCGCAGAGTGGAGATGGAAGGAGCgatggacggagggaggaaggaaggaggagcgTTTCCCCCTCTGACCCTGTAGAGTCTCTCAATGCATTCACGAGGAAAGTGGGAGCCTTTGTcaacaaaaccaacacacag gtaACAGCAGCCAGTCTGGACCTGCCATTTGCTGCATTTGCTCCTAGAGGCCTGGACTCTGAGGAGAGCGATCCCATG GTGCAGCCTCCAGACTCTCCCCCCTGCCCGTCTCCCCTGCAGGCCAGCCTCCACTCTCAGGGCTCCGAGGGATCGGGACCGCAGGACGACTTTGTCATGGTTGATTTC CGGCCAGCCTTCTCTAAAGACGACCTGTTGCCGATGGATTTGGGTACCTTCTACCGAGAGTTTCAAAATCCTCCACAGTTGGCCAGCCTCTCGCTGCACATCAGCTCCCAGTCGATGGCCGAAGACCTG GACTCGCTGCCAGAGAAACTGGCTGTCTACGAGAAAAACATTGACGAGTTTGATGCTTTTGTGGACATGCTGCAGTAG
- the harbi1 gene encoding putative nuclease HARBI1, with the protein MAISIAILDCDLLLHGRGHKTLDRFDLDSVSDNFLLTQFGFPREFILYLVELLRESLCRRTQRSRAISPEVQVLAALGFYTSGSFQTSMGDTIGISQASMSRCVSNVTKALVEKAPQFITFNRDPSSKDQTFQEFLRVAGFPGVLGVLDCVQVAIKAPNSEDSSYVNKKGFHSVGCQLVCDARGLLLSAETHWPGGLKDTEVLERSALYKQLQEISEGWLLGDRRYPLRKWLMTPVDCPESPAEFRYNLAHTATHEIVDRTFRAIQTRFKCLDGTKGYLQYSPERSSSILLACCVLHNASLQSGLDAWTLERTDPLEQPESLEQRPEDRDSQAEDLRKQLILKHFS; encoded by the exons ATGGCAATCTCTATAGCCATCTTGGACTGTGATCTGCTCCTGCATGGTCGAGGCCATAAAACCCTGGACCGCTTTGACCTGGACTCTGTCTCAGACAACTTCCTCCTCACTCAATTTGGCTTCCCCAGAGAGTTTATCCTGTATCTGGTGGAGTTACTCAGGGAG tCTCTGTGCAGACGTACCCAGCGGTCTCGAGCCATCAGTCCTGAGGTCCAGGTGTTGGCTGCATTGGGCTTCTACACATCTGGCTCTTTCCAGACGTCTATGGGAGACACTATCGGCATCAGCCAGGCGTCAATGTCAAGATGTGTGTCCAATGTGACCAAAGCCCTGGTGGAGAAAGCTCCCCAGTTCATCACATTTAACAG AGATCCCTCCAGCAAAGATCAGACCTTCCAGGAGTTTCTGAGGGTTGCAGGATTTCCAGGAGTTCTGGGGGTGCTGGACTGTGTTCAG GTTGCTATCAAAGCTCCAAACAGCGAAGACTCGTCGTATGTGAACAAGAAGGGCTTTCACTCTGTCGGCTGTCAGCTGGTTTGTGACGCCCGAGGGTTGTTACTCAGCGCAGAAACGCACTGGCCAGGTGGACTCAAAGACACTGAAGTTCTAGAAAGATCTGCTCTCTACAAACAGCTGCAGGAAATATCAGAGGGCTGGCTGCTGG GTGACCGTCGTTATCCTCTAAGAAAGTGGTTGATGACCCCGGTGGATTGCCCAGAATCCCCTGCAGAGTTTCGATATAATCTCGCTCACACTGCTACACATGAGATAGTGGACAGGACCTTCAGAGCCATCCAGACCAGATTCAAATGTTTAGACGGCACCAAAGGATACCTACAG TACTCTCCAGAAAGGAGTTCGTCCATCCTGCTGGCCTGCTGTGTTCTCCACAACGCCTCCCTGCAATCTGGATTAGACGCCTGGACTCTGGAGAGAACGGACCCTCTGGAGCAGCCCGAGAGCCTCGAACAGAGACCAGAGGACCGCGACAGCCAGGCAGAGGATCTTCGGAAACAGCTCATACTCAAACACTTCAGCTAA
- the creb3l1 gene encoding cyclic AMP-responsive element-binding protein 3-like protein 1 has protein sequence MMESILDSLTAEKLYPSGGTNLLDLEELSDGDFLTNVPFSGDQMDDFSSELFSSFFEDHLLERPLLADRNSLLQMDIDSSPDIQAEHSYSLSEDSAPQSPALSIKMDQESEFEWSFSQDLSAILVKQEEPDVSQRLDPQPLEGPPLLLSPAPPHRGSPWKHTERSQDDVKPVAIKDEPREIGQYLSLPSDDALQLPPTPPSSNHGDSDGSLPPSSPHLPLPPSSPPPQQRPGGRASSSSSSSSSSTAISSSPLLTAPHKLQGSGPLMLTEEEKRTLVAEGYPVPNKLPLTKSEEKALKRVRRKIKNKISAQESRRKKKEYVECLEKKVESYTSENSDLWRKVENLETANRSLLQQLQKLQSLISGKVVPRSCKMASTQTGTCLMMMAVCFVLVLGSFSPCLSPFYSLSHSSSLSSSSSNSPSSSPSAPSADLYTTSQVRSRSLLFYNEGAPLEESSVTSEGERLQSEGHSHIQTIRYTADAHSNQTTGPKLDRRETEPDGVSEFF, from the exons CCTTTCTCAGGTGACCAGATGGACGACTTCAGCAGCGAATTATTCAGCAGTTTCTTCGAGGACCATCTATTAGAGCGACCCCTGCTGGCAGACAGAAATTCACTTTTACAGATGGACATAGACAGCAGCCCAg ATATTCAAGCAGAGCACAGCTACTCTTTGAGTGAAGACTCCGCCCCCCAGAGCCCAGCCCTGTCAATCAAAATGGACCAAGAGTCAG AGTTTGAATGGAGCTTCAGTCAGGACCTGTCAGCCATCTTGGTGAAACAGGAGGAGCCTGACGTGAGTCAAAGGTTAGATCCCCAGCCCCTGGAGGGCCCGCCTCTCTTATTAAGCCCTGCCCCTCCACACAGAGGATCGCCATGGAAACACACG GAGCGCAGTCAAGACGATGTGAAGCCAGTAGCGATAAAAGACGAGCCCAGAGAGATTGGACAGTACCTCAGCCTGCCCAGCG ACGACGCTCTCCAGCTCCCACCCACCCCTCCCAGCAGTAACCACGGCGACAGTGACggctccctccccccctcctccccgcATCTCCCTCTGCCACCCTCTTCCCCTCCGCCACAACAGAGGCCAGGAGGTcgtgcctcctcttcctcttcctcctcttcctcttccacagcCATCTCCTCTTCACCTCTCCTCACTGCTCCACAT AAGCTGCAGGGTTCAGGACCCCTCATGctcacagaagaagagaagaggaccCTGGTTGCTGAGGGTTACCCAGTCCCCAACAAACTTCCTCTCACCAAGAGTGAAGAGAAGGCACTGAAGAGAGTCCGACGAAAGATTAAAAATAAG ATCTCAGCTCAGGAGAGtcggaggaagaagaaagagtaCGTGGAATGTCTGGAGAAAAA ggTGGAGAGCTACACGTCAGAAAACAGCGACCTGTGGAGAAAAGTAGAAAACCTGGAGACTGCcaacag ATCTCTCCTACAGCAGCTCCAGAAGCTTCAGTCGTTGATTTCGGGGAAAGTTGTTCCTCGTTCATGTAAAATGGCCTCAACTCAAACAGGGACATGCCTCATG ATGATGGCGGTGTGTTTTGTCCTGGTGTTGGGCTCCttctctccctgcctctctccctTCTACTCCCTCTCTCACAGCTCCTCTttgtcttcatcctcctctaactccccctcctcctctccttctgctcCATCAGCGGACCTCTACACCACCAGTCAGG TCCGCTCCCGCAGCCTGCTCTTCTACAACGAGGGCGCGCCATTGGAGGAGAGTTCAGTGACATCAGAAGGGGAGCGGCTACAGTCAGAAGGCCACTCCCACATCCAGACAATTCGTTACACAGCTGATGCCCACAGCAACCAGACAACTGGGCCCAAGTTAGACCGCAG aGAAACAGAGCCAGATGGAGTTTCAGAGTTTTTCTGA